In a genomic window of Candidatus Thiothrix sulfatifontis:
- a CDS encoding TetR/AcrR family transcriptional regulator, whose product MQIRATNPEDKELRREAILDTAEQLWLTHPERMCNVADIATAAGLAKGTVYLYFRSKEELFLGIHERHNATFFSRLKARAQHAPPMTIDDLFSIQRQFLLDFPAFLPVATLCHGLLERQIPLDIAFAFEQRTFTQLAEVVTALRDHFPQATQALMLQSYALLIGLWQLLRPTPLKELMKERSLLCACADDYLQMLEAALKSLWRGALTSEIH is encoded by the coding sequence ATGCAAATCCGTGCCACTAACCCCGAAGACAAGGAACTGCGCCGCGAAGCTATCCTTGATACTGCCGAACAGCTTTGGCTCACCCATCCTGAACGCATGTGCAATGTCGCTGACATCGCCACCGCCGCAGGGCTTGCTAAAGGCACAGTCTACTTGTATTTCCGCAGCAAGGAGGAGCTATTCCTCGGCATTCACGAGCGCCATAATGCTACATTTTTTAGCCGTTTGAAAGCACGCGCCCAACATGCGCCTCCGATGACCATAGACGATTTGTTCAGCATTCAACGGCAATTTTTGCTGGATTTCCCCGCCTTTCTGCCGGTTGCTACGTTGTGCCATGGCTTATTGGAACGCCAAATTCCACTCGACATTGCGTTTGCCTTTGAACAGCGCACCTTCACCCAATTAGCCGAAGTCGTCACCGCACTGCGTGACCATTTCCCGCAAGCCACGCAAGCCCTCATGCTGCAAAGCTATGCGCTGTTGATCGGTTTGTGGCAGTTGCTGCGCCCAACCCCCTTGAAGGAATTGATGAAAGAGCGCTCACTCTTATGCGCTTGCGCCGATGATTATTTACAAATGCTCGAAGCCGCCCTGAAATCCCTCTGGCGCGGCGCACTCACCTCGGAGATTCATTGA
- a CDS encoding efflux RND transporter periplasmic adaptor subunit, with product MKPKLLWSSIALLFTLSACQEPKTTATVIRPAQVWTVNDTHTANTLTFSGETQARLEADLAFRVGGKVIKRHVDPGDTVKAGQVLASLDTADVALNLSSTRANLAAAEADLTNAQAELTRIRELHRKQFIGQSALDNAQAAHDAANARVTAAQAQLKLSGNQAGYTELVADQDGIITQVHTEAGQVVAAGTPVVHIAYAGEREVHIRVGETTAQTLQTGTLTDITLWSQPDKVLQGKVREISPAADATRSFLVKISLLNPPAGLRLGVTADVKLPINATQTARWLPASALFQQAQQTAVWVVGADNQVTLRPITVLAYQHDGISVSDLPVGTKVIAAGVHKLSAGQVINPIPYDGAGS from the coding sequence ATGAAACCCAAACTGTTATGGTCAAGCATTGCACTCCTTTTCACCCTGAGTGCCTGTCAAGAGCCAAAAACTACCGCCACCGTCATACGCCCCGCCCAAGTCTGGACGGTCAATGACACGCACACCGCCAACACGCTAACCTTTTCCGGCGAAACCCAAGCACGTCTGGAAGCCGATCTCGCTTTCCGCGTCGGTGGCAAAGTCATCAAACGCCACGTCGACCCCGGCGATACCGTCAAAGCCGGGCAAGTCCTCGCCAGCCTCGACACCGCTGACGTCGCACTGAATCTGAGCAGCACCCGCGCCAATCTCGCCGCCGCAGAAGCCGACCTCACCAACGCCCAAGCCGAATTAACCCGTATCCGCGAATTGCACCGCAAACAGTTCATCGGACAATCTGCGTTAGATAACGCCCAAGCCGCCCACGACGCCGCCAATGCACGAGTCACCGCCGCCCAAGCCCAACTCAAACTCAGCGGCAATCAAGCAGGCTACACCGAACTCGTCGCGGATCAAGACGGCATTATCACCCAAGTCCACACCGAAGCGGGGCAAGTCGTTGCCGCTGGCACACCCGTTGTCCACATCGCTTACGCAGGCGAGCGCGAAGTCCACATCCGTGTCGGCGAAACCACCGCACAAACCTTGCAAACCGGCACGCTGACCGACATTACCCTGTGGTCACAACCCGATAAGGTCTTGCAAGGCAAAGTACGCGAAATTTCCCCCGCCGCCGATGCCACCCGCAGTTTTCTGGTCAAAATCAGCCTGCTGAATCCGCCCGCTGGCTTGCGTTTAGGGGTAACTGCCGACGTTAAACTGCCCATCAACGCCACGCAAACCGCACGTTGGTTGCCCGCATCAGCACTGTTTCAGCAAGCGCAACAAACAGCAGTGTGGGTCGTCGGGGCGGATAATCAGGTCACATTACGCCCCATCACCGTGCTGGCGTATCAGCATGATGGCATTAGCGTTAGCGACCTACCCGTCGGCACAAAAGTGATTGCGGCTGGGGTTCACAAACTCAGTGCCGGGCAAGTGATCAACCCGATTCCTTACGATGGGGCAGGCTCATGA
- a CDS encoding efflux RND transporter permease subunit has product MSSFNLSAWALRHRSFVLYLMVLTLGLGIFGYTKLGQSEDPPFTFKVMLVQAYWSGATAPEIESQVTERIEKVILETAHVDIVRSFSRPGETNIFVIAKDDAPSAAMPDMFYDIRKRVNDMRHTLPQGVVGPLFNDEFGETYGNIFALTGDGFSFAQLRDAADGIRKELLLVKDVAKILSIGEQEERVTITLANSKLANLGFSVQQLVDVLQAQNAIAAVGAYNTATDRIYVRPAGAFSDLEDIRNLPITLGNRTLRLHEVAEVTRGYADPPHSTFRYQGQAALGIGISMRKGGDIIALGKSLDAALVRIESQLPVGMALHRVNDQPTAVTRSINEFLKVVAEAVIIVLTVSFLSLGMRAGAVVALSIPLVLAATFFVMHLFGIGLHKISLGSLVLALGLLVDDAIIAIEVMLVKMEAGWDRVKAASFAYTTTAFPMLTGTLVTAAGFLPIATAQSSVGEYTRSIFEVVTIALVISWFVAVIVIPYLGYKLLPERQHQHHESKLATRFYRGFRGLIKACVAYPLIVIVLTVATFAGSIFMFQFVQQQFFPDSTRMELVVDLKLPEGSSLQATEAETRKLEQYLDTQTEHIENFAAYVGNGAPRFYLPLDQQLPSPSFAQFVITTKSIADREALRSKLIDLLDNSPMFGLARGRVIRLENGPPVGYPVQFRVSGEDLWQLRELGEQVATVMRANPHLVNVHLDWNERSKAIRLKLDTAKAISLGVTQSALSQLLQSTLSGTPIGEFREQDQTIPILLRGTEGERDLLSRLAGLNVPTNTGNTVPLSQLATIDYVQEEGILWHRNRTRTITVRGDIYSKIQAPTVTTEVEARLGEIRANLPLGYKLEIGGAVEESAKGNESIGAGFPLFIVVVLTLLMIQLQSFQRVIMVVLTAPFGLIGVALFLLLFDRPFGFVAMLGTIALSGMIMRNSVILLDQIERNIDAGFVPREAVIEAAVVRFRPIMLTALAAILAMIPLSESVFFGPMAIAIMGGLLVATVLTLLFLPAV; this is encoded by the coding sequence ATGAGCAGTTTCAACCTTTCGGCATGGGCGCTACGCCACCGTAGCTTCGTGCTCTACCTGATGGTGCTCACCTTAGGGCTGGGCATTTTCGGCTACACCAAATTAGGGCAATCGGAAGACCCGCCGTTCACCTTTAAAGTCATGCTGGTGCAAGCCTACTGGTCGGGTGCCACCGCACCAGAAATCGAGTCACAAGTTACCGAACGCATCGAAAAAGTCATTCTCGAAACCGCGCACGTCGATATTGTGCGCAGCTTTTCCCGCCCCGGCGAAACCAATATCTTTGTGATTGCCAAAGATGATGCGCCCTCTGCCGCCATGCCCGATATGTTTTACGACATTCGCAAACGGGTGAATGACATGCGCCATACCCTGCCGCAAGGCGTGGTGGGGCCGTTATTCAACGATGAATTCGGGGAAACTTACGGCAATATCTTTGCCCTGACCGGCGACGGTTTCAGCTTTGCGCAATTACGCGACGCAGCGGATGGCATTCGCAAAGAACTGCTATTGGTCAAAGACGTGGCAAAAATCCTCAGCATTGGCGAGCAAGAAGAGCGCGTCACCATCACCCTTGCTAACAGCAAACTGGCAAACCTCGGTTTTAGCGTGCAACAACTGGTCGATGTGCTGCAAGCGCAAAACGCCATCGCTGCCGTTGGCGCTTACAATACGGCAACCGACCGCATTTACGTGCGCCCCGCCGGTGCCTTCAGCGACCTTGAAGACATTCGCAATTTACCAATCACCCTTGGCAATCGCACCCTGCGCTTGCATGAAGTCGCCGAAGTCACACGCGGCTATGCCGACCCACCCCATTCCACCTTCCGCTATCAAGGGCAAGCAGCCTTGGGAATTGGGATTTCGATGCGCAAAGGTGGCGACATTATTGCACTGGGGAAATCGCTGGATGCCGCACTGGTACGTATCGAAAGCCAATTGCCGGTGGGCATGGCATTGCATCGCGTCAACGACCAGCCCACGGCGGTGACACGCTCCATCAACGAATTCCTCAAAGTGGTAGCGGAAGCCGTCATTATCGTGCTGACCGTCAGCTTTTTGAGCTTGGGAATGCGAGCGGGGGCAGTCGTGGCACTTTCGATTCCGTTGGTATTGGCAGCGACTTTTTTTGTCATGCACTTATTCGGGATTGGCTTGCACAAAATTTCATTGGGGTCGCTGGTACTCGCGCTGGGTTTGCTGGTGGATGATGCGATTATTGCCATCGAAGTCATGCTGGTGAAAATGGAAGCAGGTTGGGATCGGGTGAAAGCCGCCAGCTTTGCCTACACCACAACTGCGTTTCCGATGTTGACGGGTACCTTAGTCACTGCCGCCGGGTTCTTACCGATTGCCACCGCGCAATCTTCCGTGGGGGAATACACCCGTTCGATTTTTGAAGTGGTCACGATTGCTTTGGTGATTTCGTGGTTTGTTGCGGTGATCGTGATTCCGTATTTGGGGTATAAGTTGTTGCCAGAAAGACAACACCAGCATCACGAATCCAAACTTGCCACGCGCTTCTATCGCGGATTTCGCGGCTTGATCAAAGCCTGTGTCGCCTACCCATTGATCGTTATTGTGCTGACGGTGGCGACCTTTGCCGGGTCAATTTTCATGTTTCAGTTTGTGCAGCAACAATTTTTCCCCGATTCCACCCGCATGGAATTGGTGGTGGATTTGAAATTGCCCGAAGGTTCTTCGCTGCAAGCCACCGAAGCTGAAACCCGCAAGCTGGAGCAATACCTCGACACCCAAACGGAACACATCGAAAACTTTGCAGCGTATGTCGGCAATGGCGCACCGCGTTTCTACCTGCCCTTAGACCAACAACTGCCCTCCCCCAGTTTTGCACAATTCGTGATTACCACCAAAAGCATCGCCGACCGCGAAGCCTTGCGCAGCAAACTCATTGACCTGTTGGACAATAGCCCCATGTTTGGCTTGGCTCGCGGGCGGGTGATTCGTCTGGAAAATGGCCCGCCGGTCGGTTACCCCGTGCAATTCCGTGTATCGGGTGAAGATTTGTGGCAATTACGCGAACTCGGCGAGCAAGTCGCCACCGTCATGCGTGCCAACCCGCATTTGGTGAATGTGCATCTCGACTGGAACGAACGCAGCAAAGCGATTCGCCTGAAACTCGATACCGCCAAAGCCATCAGCCTTGGGGTCACGCAATCCGCGCTCTCGCAACTGCTGCAAAGCACCTTGAGCGGCACACCGATTGGCGAATTCCGCGAGCAAGATCAAACCATCCCGATTCTGTTGCGCGGAACGGAAGGCGAACGTGATTTGCTCTCGCGCCTTGCCGGGTTGAATGTACCGACCAACACCGGCAACACCGTTCCCCTCTCACAACTGGCAACCATCGACTACGTGCAGGAAGAAGGCATTCTCTGGCATCGCAACCGCACCCGAACCATCACGGTGCGCGGTGATATTTACAGCAAGATTCAAGCACCAACCGTGACAACAGAAGTTGAAGCGCGTTTGGGTGAAATTCGCGCCAACTTGCCACTGGGCTACAAGCTGGAAATCGGCGGCGCGGTAGAAGAAAGTGCCAAAGGCAACGAATCCATCGGCGCGGGTTTCCCGCTCTTCATCGTGGTAGTGCTCACGCTGCTAATGATTCAATTACAAAGTTTCCAGCGCGTCATTATGGTGGTGTTGACAGCACCGTTTGGCTTGATTGGGGTTGCGTTGTTTTTACTGCTGTTTGATCGCCCGTTCGGGTTTGTTGCCATGTTGGGGACAATTGCGCTTTCCGGCATGATTATGCGCAACTCGGTGATTTTACTGGATCAAATCGAGCGCAATATTGACGCGGGGTTTGTGCCGCGTGAAGCCGTAATTGAAGCGGCGGTAGTGCGTTTCCGCCCCATTATGCTCACCGCCCTCGCCGCGATTTTGGCGATGATTCCCTTGTCGGAAAGCGTTTTCTTTGGGCCAATGGCGATTGCGATTATGGGCGGCTTATTGGTGGCGACGGTGCTAACGCTGCTGTTTTTACCAGCGGTGTAA
- the folK gene encoding 2-amino-4-hydroxy-6-hydroxymethyldihydropteridine diphosphokinase codes for MTPVLCYIGLGSNLGDPVANLHSALKHLAGAEGVALRGVSRFYTSKPMGPQDQPDYVNAVASVLTQLSAHALLQTLFAVERAHGRVRDAALRWGPRTLDLDLLLYGDAIINTPDLCVPHPGIGERSFVVLPLLDLAPHRVLPDGRSLSACRAALACDDLYPLTLG; via the coding sequence ATGACGCCAGTGCTTTGCTACATTGGTTTAGGCAGCAATCTGGGCGATCCAGTGGCGAATTTGCACTCGGCACTGAAGCACTTGGCGGGCGCAGAAGGCGTGGCATTGCGGGGCGTATCGCGCTTTTACACCAGCAAACCGATGGGGCCGCAAGATCAACCGGATTATGTGAATGCGGTGGCGAGTGTACTGACGCAGCTTTCTGCACACGCTTTATTGCAAACCTTATTCGCAGTGGAACGGGCGCACGGGCGGGTACGGGACGCAGCGTTGCGTTGGGGGCCGCGTACCCTTGACCTCGATTTATTGCTGTATGGCGATGCCATCATTAACACGCCTGATTTGTGTGTTCCTCACCCCGGTATCGGTGAACGCTCGTTTGTGGTGTTGCCCTTGCTGGATCTTGCGCCGCATCGGGTGTTACCGGATGGGCGCAGTTTGTCCGCTTGCCGTGCAGCATTGGCGTGTGATGACCTTTATCCGCTCACACTGGGTTGA